The Microbacterium esteraromaticum genome contains the following window.
GCGGCCGAACGGCCAGCCTCTCAGTATATGCGCCCACCGACGGTGACCAGGTTCATCCCCGAGAGGGATGCGGATGCTACCAACGGACGACGCGCGATGCGGCACCACCCCCGTAGCGTGCTCTCGTGGATCTGATCAACGAACTCATTGCGCAGGCTGTGGCCTCGCCGTGGCTGTTTCCGGTGCTGTTCGTCGCGACCGTGATCGATGGCTTCTTCCCGCCGGTGCCCAGTGAGTCCGTGCTGGTCGCGGCGGCGGCTGTGCTGGCGATGACGGATGCGACCGCCCTGGTGCCGCTGTGCCTGCTCGCCGCGGCGGCGGCGACGATCGGCGACAACATCGCGTTCTGGGTCGGCCGCCGCGTGGGAACGCGACGGTTCCGATGGATGCGCAGGCCCCGGGTGGCCGCGACCTTCGATCACGCGCGACGTGCGATGGATCATTCCGCGGCCGTGCTCGTGCTCGGGGCGCGGTACGTGCCCGTCGGCCGAGTCGCGGTGAACATGTCGGCCGGGGCTGTCGGATACCCATGGCGGCGCTTTCTGCCCCTGTCGGCGCTCGCCGGGTTGTGCTGGAGCGTCTTCAGCATCACGATCGGGCTGGTCGCGGGAACGTGGGTGCGCGACCAGCCGCTGCTGGCGGCGTTGCTCGGCGTCGCCATCGCCCTGCTGATCGGCGTGATCGTCGATCGGGTGGCGGCGCTGCGACGCCGCGCGCGCCGGCGTCGGCGTCGGCTCGAGCGGAGCACTGCGGATGCCACCGCGAGCGCCCCGGGCGACGCCGAGGCGCCCGTGCCGGAGCCGCGCGATCAGCACGAGCCCGTACCCGTACCGACGCCTCAGGACGAACGCACTTCGCGACTGGCAGGATGACGGACATGTCCGTGCGCATTCGTCGCCCCACGTATCGCCAGGCCGCGAGCCTGTTGATCTCCGTCGCGTGCGTGGCGCTTTTTGCCGTGCTGGTGCCGCTGCAGTCCGTGGTCTACGGGACCCCCGTCGCCCTGTCGTTCCTGCTCGGCGCGGGGATGTGCGGGGCGCCGCTACTCATGCTGACCCGTCCGCGACTGGCCACGGCCATGATGGTCGTCGCACAACTGAGTCTGGGGCTACTGGTATCGCCCACGCTGGTGCAGCATGCCCCTTGGCCCTGGTCCGTGCCCGCGATGCTCGCGCTGCTGTGCGCGGTGGCCGTCGCAACGGCACAGCACGGCGCGAGGATGGGTTCCCTGCCGCTCATCGTCGGCGCCGCGACTTCTCTGATGGTCGTCATCCTGAGCCCCGACGTGGTTGCGCAGGTGGCCGCGGCGGCGTCGGCGAACCTCATCGTCGGCGTATGCACCGCCGTCGGCGTGTACCTGCTGACCTTGCTCATCACGGCGCGGTTGCGGGTGGGCGCGGAGCTCGACCGCGAGCGCGCAGTATCTGCCTCTGAGCACGAACGCCGGCTGCGGGTCGAAGAGCGCACGCGCATTGCCCGCGAACTGCATGACATCGTGGCGCACAGCATGTCAGTGATCCAGGTGCAGGCCGCCACCGCCCGCTACCGGGTCGATGACCTCCCTGAGGCCGCCGCGCAGGAATTCGACGGCATCGCCGCGACTGCCCGCACCTCCTTGACCGAGATGCGGCGGCTGCTCGGAGTGCTGCGCACCGAGGAGGGGGCACCGGAGCTCACGCCCCAACAGGGCATCGCCGACATCCCGGAGCTGATTGACAGCATCCGCAGCTCGGGGGCCTCGGTGTCGTTCGAGCAGCGCGTCGGCCCGCGCGAAACGCCCGCCGGCGTCGGTCTTGCGGCGTTCCGCATCGCCCAGGAGGCACTGAGCAACGCGCTGCGACACGCCCCGGGCGCGCCCATCGCCGTCTCCCTGGAGGTCAACGACAGCGACCTGCGCCTGCGCGTGCGCAGTGCGCCGCCAGGCGCGCATCGCGGGCCGGATCGGGCGTCCGACTCCCCCACGGCGAGCGCGACGCAACCGCATCCGACGGCTGGAAGCGGCCACGGCCTTCGAGGCATGCGCGAACGCGCGGCGGTGCTGGGCGGTACTGTTCAGGCATCGGCCACCGCCGACGGCGGCTGGCTCGTCGATGCCCGCCTTCCCTTCAATACCCCTGACCCTGTGGAGCTCTCGTGACGATCCGTGTTCTCATCGCCGACGATCAGGGCATGGTGCGTGCCGGCTTCGCGGCGCTGTTGAACGCCCATGACGGCATCGACGTTGTCGGCCAGGCCGCAGACGGCGCCGAGGCGGCCCGACTGTGCGCGCGTCTCGAACCCGACGTGGTGCTGATGGACGTGCGGATGCCCGAGCTCGACGGTATCGCCGCGACGCGCCGGATCCTCGGCCCGGACTATCCCGCCGCCCGGGTGCCGCGCATCCTGATGCTCACGACGTTCGACATCGACGACTACGTGTATGACGCGCTGGAGGCCGGAGCCAGCGGCTTTCTGCTCAAGGACGCGCTGCCCGAGGAACTCGTACACGCCGTGCGGGTCATCGCCGCCGGTGATGCGCTGCTGGCCCCCAGCGTGACGCGCCGCATGATCGAGCATTTCGGTGCGCGCCGGCCCCGGCCCCCGGTCGCACGGCCGACCCTGGCGGGGCTGACCGAGCGCGAGCGCGAGGTGCTCACGCTGATCGGCAGGGGGCTGTCGAACGCCGAGATCGCCGCCGAGCTGTTCATCGCCGAACAGACCGTGAAGACACACGTCGGCAAGGTCTTCCAGAAGCTGGCGCTGCGCGACCGTGTGCAGGCGGTGATCTTCGCCTACGACGCGGGTCTCGTCTCGCCCGCTGTGTGAGTGGCTCCCCGGTAGGGGGTGAACCGCCCCTGTGAGGTGATGCGCCCGTCGCCACCCGTTCCATAGTCTCCTGGCACATCGACCAGGAGGCGCCATGTCCACCACCGCTGCCGGCCGCGACACCGCGGTCGATCTCGTCCGCTCTCTGTGCGTGCTGGGCGTGATCGTCCTGCACGCCCTCATGGTCGGAGTCACGGTCACCGCGCAGGGGCCGGCGTTCGAGAACGCGGCCGAGAGCGGCGCCTGGCTGGTACCAGTGAGTTGGGCACTGCAGGTGATGCCGCTGTTCTTCGTCATCGGTGGATTCGCGGGCATCACCGCATTGCGTCGACGCTCCACGTCGGCTGCCGCGTTCGCCGCCGCGCGTGTGCACCGTCTGGTGCGTCCGGCGCTCGCCGTGGTCGCGACGGCGGGTGTGCTCCTGGCGTTGCTCACCCACACCGGGGTCGCAGATGACCTCGTCGGTGTGGCGGGCTTCCGCTTCTCACAGCCGCTGTGGTTCCTCGGCGTGTTCCTGGGCTGTCAGGCTCTGCTGCCGCTGATGGTGCGGCTGCACGCCCGGTACCGGGTGGGCGCCCTGGGCGCACTCGCCGCCATGGCCGTGCTGGTGGATGCTGCGCGCATCATCACCGGCCAGGCTGCGGTCGGTCTGGTCAACATGGCCTTTGTCTGGTTGGCCCTGCAACAGCTGGGGTTCTTCCTCTCGGATGGCAGCATCGACCGCATCGGGCCTCGGGCGCGGGCTCTCGCCGCGACCGCTGCCGTCGCCGTCCTGGTGCTGTCATTCCAGAGCGGCTTCCACTCCCCCGATCTGATCGCCAATCTCAACCCGCCGACGACGGCGCTGCTGCTGGTCGGACTGACCCACACCTTGCTGTTCTCGCTCGCACGGTCGAGGATCGCCGTCGTCGCTGAGCGGCCCGTGCTCGCAGCCTTCACGGCGTTCGTATCGCAGCGCACCATGACTATCTACCTCTGGCACATGCCTGTACTGCTCGCCCTTGCCGGTGTTCTCGCGCTGTTCGCTCAGCAGACCGGCGGCGCCCTTCCCGCGCCGGGCGGAGCGGAGTGGTGGCTGACTCGTCCCGCATGGGTCGCCGTCGCGGTGGCGTTGACGGCGCTGCTGAGCGTGCCCCTGGCGCGCATCGAGGCGTCGCGCGTCCGCCGCGGCTTGGTCCGCGCGGATCGAGCCGCAGCGGGTGTCGTCCTGGGAGTGGCCGGCGTCGTGGTGCTGCTCGCCGCCGGCACCACCCCAGTGACGGCCGCGATCACCAGCGTGCTGTGGCTCGGAGCACTCATCGTCACGTCACCCCGGCCGGTGCCCGCAGAGCGTCAGCTCCCGGTGCACACGCTCAGCGCGCCAGCCCGCGGGCGGCGAGCGCGTCACCGACGTCATCCGCGTGCCGGAGTGTCAGTACCAGCAGGGGCAGCGCCGCGCGCGGCCCGAGTCGCACGCCACGCGCGCGCTGCGCGTCCCGCACCTGATTCAGGAATCCCGCGAGCACCGGAACCATGGCGATGGTGAGGGAGATCGCCAGTGCGGCCGTGTCCGGGTCGAGCCGGAACACCCGCAGGGGACGCAAGAGCCGCTGCAGCACATCGAGCAGGTCGCCCATGCGGGTGGTGCGGGTGACGAGGTCGGCGAGCAGGATCAGTGCCACCACGCGCCCGGCGTTGCGCACGGCTTCGTCGATGCCGACGAAGATCCACAGCGCCCCGGCGAGCACGATGATCAGCCAGCGTAGACGCCACCAGGACTCTGCCAGCAGACGCCACCCCAGCCCGCCCACGACGTAGAGTGACGAGACGGCGGCCACCAGTATCGCGGTGCCGGTCGTCCCCAGCGCAAGCACCGACACACACAGCGCCAACGCCGCGAGTAGACCGAGTTTCGCACCGGCCGACATGCGATGCAGGATGCCCGTGCCGGGCCGGTACAGCGAGATCATGCCGCTCGTCGCCGGTACTGGTCGATCACATCGGCGGGTTCGCCGACCGCGTGCACAGAGCCGTCGACGAACAGCACGACCTCATCGCACTGCGCCGCGAGTTCGAGATCATGGGTGACGAGCACGACCGGCACGTCGAGGTTCAGCAACAGGTCGCCGATGCGGCGGGTGTTGCGCAGGTCGAGCAGTGTGGTCGGTTCGTCGGCGACGACGAGGTCGGGGGCCGTGGCGAGCACCGCAGCGACGGCGAGCAGCTGCCGTTGGCCGCCCGAGAGGCTGGCGACGGGCTGGTCTGCACGGCCCGCCAACCCGTACCGTGCAAGCAGCCCGTCGATGCGTGTAGCTCGCTCGCGCTTGTCCACCCGCCCCAGCGAGAGCGCGAGGTCTTCGCCGGGTGTCGGCATCAGGATCTGCGCCTCGGGATTGGTGAAGACGAAGCCGACGCGGGCCCGCAGTTGGTCGGCGTGCTCGGTGGCATCGAGTCCGAGCACGCGCATCGTGCCGGTGGTCGGCTGTCGGAGACCGTTCAGCAGACGGGCGAAGGTCGACTTACCCGACCCGTTCGCCCCGATCACGGCCGTGCGGCGCGCGGACAACGTCACCGAGACGTCGCGCAGTACGCGAACACCCTCCGCCTCATAGCCGACTCCCCGGAGCGAGATGTCGGCGGTCGTCACGATGCAGCGGATGCCACGTGCACGACCCGCTGCGGGAATGCGCGCGGGTAGGCACGACGCAATGCCACGGCCAGCGCCGTCGCCGCACCGGCCTTGATCAGATCGCCCGGCAGGAATGCGAGGGTCGACACGGCGGTCAGGTCGAGCGGTACGCCCGTGACCCACGACTGGACGGGGATACCGAACAGGTACACGACGGCGATGCCCCCGACAAGGGTGGCGATACCCGCACGCCACCAGGTGAACCGCCCGGAGTGCGCGATGACCCCGATCACGATCGCGCCGACGACCCATCCCAGCAGGTAGCCCGCCGTGGGTCCGACGAAGACCCCGAGGCCGCCACGCCCACCGGCCAGTACGGGAAGGCCGACGGCGGCCAGCGCCAGCACGATGAGGATCGCCAGCGGGGCGCGACGGGCACCCAGGATGAGTCCTGCGAGCATGACGCCCAGCGTCTGCCCCGTGATCGGCACGCCTCCGGGCAGGGGCACCATGACGGTGCCGAGCACGATGATCAGCGCGGCGAACAGCGCGATGCGAGCGAGATCGGCGCTGAGGGGGCGACGGACAGCAGACATAGGTTTCCTCTCAGAGATTTCCTGAACGATGTTCACCTGAACAGTGTTCACCTGAACGCTGTTCACTATACTGGCCGTATGGCCCCCTCCCGACACGATCGACACAGCGTCATCGACTGCGCTCTGCGCCTACTCGATGACATCGGCCTTCCCGATCTGTCGATGCGCCGCATCGCCGCCGAGCTCGAGGTGCAACCCAGCGCGCTCTACTGGCACTTCCCCAACAAGCAAGCGCTGCTGGCAGGTGTGGCAGATCGCATCCTCTCTGCTGTACCGGCCCCCGATGCATCCCGCGACACCTCGCAGGTCGCGCACGCCATCCTCGACGCCCTGCTGGCTTATCGCGACGGCGCCGAGATCGTCATGAGCAGCTACGCGCTGCGCCTCGGTACCCCGCGCGCACAGCAGGCGCTTGCCGCGTCACTGACCCCGCACCCCGACAGCGACGTCCTCGCCGACGCCGTCTTCGAGTTCATCCTGGGGCATGCCACCCTGCTGCAGCAGCGCATGCACGCACAGAGCATCGGGGCCGTCGAGCCCGACGCTCAGGATCCGACCGCGCACTCCGACGCGGTGTTCTGCACCGGCATCCGAGCACTCACCGCGGGCGTACGTGTCTGAACGCGGCACGGCCGATTCCCACACAGCAGGGGCAGCGTCGTTCAGCGGATCGCGAAGATGCGCTCGATGGCCTCGGTGATGATCTCGGGGCTGGTGCCGAAGTTCAGCCGCACGTGTCCGGCACCCTCGGCGCCGAAGGCCGGACCGAAGTGCAACGCGACTCCTGCCTCGCGCAGAATGCGCTTGGCCGGGTTGGCGCCCCAGCCGAGTGCACTCAGATCGATCCAGCCGAGATAGCCGGCATCGGGCATCCGATACTCCGCCTCGGGCAGTCGATCGGCCAGCAGATCACCGAGCAGGCGACGGTTGGCATCGAGAGTCAGCAGCAGGCCGTCGAGCCATTCGTCGCTCTCGGGCGCGAACGCCGCCACTGCGGCGAGCAGGCCGAACTGTCCGGTACGCCACTCGACTTCGACGGGAAGCCGGCGCAGCACGCGTCGATGCGCGGCGCTCTCGGCGACCATCAGAGCGCACTTGAGCCCTGCGAGGTTGAACGCCTTGCTCGCGCTGACGACCGCGAACCCCACCTGGGCAGCGGCATCTCCGGCGGCCAGGAACGGCGTGTACCCCTTGCCGGGTTGCGCCAGGGGCGCGTGGATCTCGTCCGACACGACGACGGCGCCGTGCTGCGCAGCGAGTTCGGCCAATGCCCGCAAGGACGCCGCCGAGTGTACGGTGCCGGTCGGGTTGTGCGGGTTGCACAACAGCACCGCGCGGGCCCCGGATGCCAGCGACCCGGCGATCCTCTCCAGGTCGAGCTCCCAGCCCGAACCGGTATCGCGCAGAGGCACCCGTTCGACGACGCCGCCGGCCTCTTCAACCAGCTCGAAGAACGGCGGGTACACCGGCGGGTTCACGATCACACGTTCGCCGGGCGCGATCACCCGGCGCAGGATCTCAACGATCCCCATGCTGACATCCGCGGTGCTGCGCATGCCCGCAGGGTCGGGGGCCCACCCGAAACGGCGATCGGCGAATGCCGCATACGACGCCGCCAGCGGTGTGCGCGAGGCGACGTACCCCGTGTCGCCACCCCGCACGGCACGCTCGAGCGCCGCGGTGATCTGCGGGGCGAGCGGAAAATCAGTCTCGGCGACGAACAGCGGGAGCACCCCTTCGGGGTACTCCCGCCATTTCTCGCTTGTTCGGCGGCGCAACTGCTCCAAGCTCAGGGCCTGAATGGGCGCAGCCATGTCAGTTCGGCTCCGGGTCAGATGGCGAAGCCGAGGGCGCGCATCATGTCACGCCCGTCGTCGGTGATCCGCTCCGGGCCCCACGGCGGCATCCACACCCAGTTGATCCGGAACTGATCGACCACGGCGTCCAGCGCCTGAGCGGTCTGCTCCTCGAGCACATCGGTGAGCGGGCAGCCGGCGCTGGTCAGGGTCATGTGGATGACCAGTGCATCGTTCTCGTCATCCCACGACAGGTCGTAGATCAGACCGAGGTCGACGACGTTGATCCCGAGCTCGGGATCCATGACGTCCTTGAGAGCCTCGGTGACCTCGTCGAACTTCTCGGGAGTGAGGGTCGCGGTCATGCCCTCAGCCTACGCTTCGATCGGGGCTGCGGGGTCGATGAAACGGTCGTAGCCCTCGTCCTCCAGACGGTCGGCCAGTTCGGCGCCGCCCTCTTCGACGATCTTGCCCGCCACGATCACGTGCACGAAGTCCGGGCGGATGTACCGCAGGATGCGCGTGTAGTGCGTGATCAGCAGCACACCCAGATCGGTGGCCTCCTTCGCACGGTTGACACCCTCGGACACGATCTTCAGCGCGTCGACGTCCAGACCCGAGTCGGTCTCGTCGAGCACGGCGAACTTCGGCTTGAGCACCTCAAGCTGCATGATCTCGTGGCGCTTCTTCTCGCCGCCCGAGAAGCCCTCGTTGACGTTGCGCTGAGCGAACTTCGGGTCCATGCGCAGGTTGCTCATGGCCGACTTGACATCCTTGGTCCACTGACGGATCGAGGGCGCCTCGCCATCGATCGCGGTCTTGGCCGTGCGCAGGAAGTTCGTCACCGTGACGCCGGGGATCTCCACCGGGTACTGCATGGCGAGGAACAGGCCGGCGCGGGCACGCTCGTCGACGCTCATCTCGAGCACGTCCTCACCGTCGAAGGTGATGGTGCCCTGGGTGACGGTGTACTTGGGGTGACCGGCGATCGTGTAGGCGAGGGTGGACTTGCCCGAGCCGTTGGGGCCCATGATCGCGTGCGTCTCACCGGTCTTGATGGTGAGGTCGATCCCGTTGAGGATCGGCGAAGTGCCCTGATCGGTCTCGACCGTTACGTGCAGGTCGCGGATCTCGAGAACAGACATTCAGACTTCCTTAATGACAGTGGGGTCGATGAGCACGTCGTCACCGTCGATCGTGACGGCGTAAACAGGGACGGGCTCGTAAGCGGGGAGGTTGAGGGGGTGGCCGGTCTCGAGCGAGAACGCCGAGCCGTGGGCCCAGCACTCCAGCGTCTTACCTTCCACGAAGCCCTCGGCCAGCGAGATGTCGCCGTGCGTGCAGCGGTCGCCGATCGCGTGGATCACGTCGTCGGCGTCCTTCACCAGTGCGATCGCGACGCCGTCGATCTCGACGCGCAGCGGGGTGTCCTGCTCGAGTTCACTGACGCCGCACGCGCGCTGCGCACTCACTGGGCGGCCTCGCGATCGCCCAGAACGGCCTGCGGGTCGACCGCGGCAAGCTCGGCGTCGACAGCGGCGAGCAGCTCGTCCTGCACCGACGGGATGCCGATGCGCTGGATGACCTCGGTGAGGAAGCCGAACACGACCAGCCGTCGCGCCTCGTCCTCGGTGATGCCGCGAGCCTGCAGGTAGAACAGCTGCTCGTCGTCGAAGCGCCCCGTGGCGCTGGCGTGACCGGCACCGGCGATGTCACCGGTCTCGATCTCGAGGTTCGGGATCGAGTCGGCGCGAGCTCCCTCGGTGAGCACCAGGTTTCGGTTCGCCTCGTACGAGTCGGTGCCGACGGCGTCCCGGCCGATCAGCACGTCGCCGATCCACACGCTGTGCGCGCTCGCACCGTTAAGGGCACCCTTGTAGAGCACGTCACCGGTGGTGTGCGCACCCTTGTGGTGCAGGTACACCTGGCTCTCGAGGTGCTGACCCGAATCGGCGAAGGACAGACCGTACAGGTAGCCCTCCGAACCGGTGCCGGCGAGTTCGAGGTTGGGGTTCACGCGCACGATGCCACCGCCCAGGCTGACGACGATGTGCGTCAGTTCGGCGTCGCGATCGACACGTGCCTGGTGAGCCGACGCGTGGATCGCGTCATCGTCCCACTGCTGCACGGTGACAAGCTTCAGCTTGGCACCGTCGCGGACGATGATCTCAACGTTCTGCGCGTACTGTGCCGTGCCGGTGTGGCGCAGAACAACGGTGGAGACGCTGTGGCGGCCGGCCTCGATCACCAGGTGGGCGTCGGCGCGTCCGCCCTTGCCGTCGATCTGCACGACGATCGACTCGGCGACCTCTTCATCGGCGGGGATGCTGAGGTGGAGGGCATCCGACGATCCCTGCCACGCCACAGCCGAAACGATGTCCTCGGGGGTGAAGAACTCGCCGCGCGGCGCCGTGCCGTGCGCGAGTGCGGGACGGACGTACTGCGGGTGGCTGACGGTGGTCTCGACGCCGTCATTGACCGGGCTGGTCTCGAAGAGCGCCTTCAGCTGTGCAACCGGCGTGTGCTTCCAGTTGACCTCGCGGCCCGTGGGCGCACCGAAGTCCTCGGGATCGAACGACCGGGGCCGCTCGGAGCGGGTCTGCACCGGAACGAAACCGGCGCCGGTGACCTGTGCGGCCGGGTCGATGTGCGCGTTCGTCTGCGGCGCCGCGGCGGGCGCCTGTGTGGGGGCCGTCATCAGCCGACCGATCCTTCCATGCCCATCTCGATGAGCTTGTTCAGTTCCATCGCGTACTCCATGGGCAGCTCGCGCGCGATCGGCTCGATGAACCCACGCACGATCATGGCCATTGCCTCGGTCTCATCGATGCCGCGCGACTGCAGGTAGAAGAGCTGCTCGGCGCTGACCTTCGAGACGGTGGCCTCGTGGCCGAGCTGCACGTCATCGACACGGATATCGATCGACGGGTACGTGTCGGAGCGGGACTGTGTGTCGACCAGCAGCGCATCGCAGACCACGGAGTTCGCAGAGTGGTGCGCGGCGGGATCCACCCGGACCTCACCGCGGTAGCCGGAGCGGCCGCCTCCGCGGGCGATCGACTTCGAGACGATCGACGACTGCGTGTGCGGCGCCATGTGCACCATCTTCGCACCGGCGTCCTGGTGCTGACCGGGCCCGGCGAAAGCCACCGAGAGCGTCTCGCCCTTGGCGTGCTCACCCATCAGGTAGATCGACGGGTACTTCATCGTGACCTTGGAGCCGATGTTGCCGTCGACCCACTCCATGGTGGCACCCTCGTGCGCGACGGCACGCTTGGTGACCAGGTTGTAGACGTTGTTCGACCAGTTCTGGATGGTCGTGTAGCGAACGCGGGCGTTCTTCTTCACGATGATCTCGACGACCGCCGAGTGCAGCGAGTCCGACTTGTAGATCGGCGCGGTGCAGCCCTCGATGTAGTGGACGTAGCTGTCCTCATCGGCGATGATCAGGGTCCGCTCGAACTGGCCCATGTTCTCGGTGTTGATGCGGAAGTAGGCCTGCAGCGGGATCTCGACGTGCACGCCCTTCGGCACGTACACGAACGAACCACCCGACCAGACGGCCGTGTTCAGCGCGGCGAACTTGTTGTCGCCGGAGGGGATCACCGTGCCGAAGTACTCCTCGAAGAACTCCGGGTGCTCGCGCAGCGCCGTGTCGGTGTCCATGAAGATGACACCCTGCTCTTCCAGGTCCTCACGGATCTGGTGGTAGACGACCTCGGATTCGTACTGCGCGGCGACGCCGGCGACCAGGCGCTGACGCTCGGCCTCGGGGATGCCCAGGCGCTCGTACGTGTTCTTGATGTCGTCGGGGAGGTCCTCCCAGGACTGCGCCTGACGCTCGGTCGAGCGCACGAAGTACTTGATGTTGTCGAAGTCGATCTCACTGAGGTCGGCACCCCAGGTCGGCATCGGCTTGCGCTCGAAGAGCGACAGAGCCTTCAGGCGCGTCTTCAGCATCCACTCGGGCTCGTTCTTCAGACCGGAGATGTCGCGGACGACAGCTTCGGACAGACCGCGCCGTGCGCTGGCACCGGCCGCGTCGGGGTCGTGCCAGCCGAACTCGTACACCCCCAGACTGTCCAGCTCCGGGCGGTCGATCAGCACATCCGACATGGCACACTCTCCTCAACATGGACCCAGACGGTGTCATCCGCCCCGGCACACCGAACCCCGTCGAGTCTGCGGAGATCGGATGCCGCTCATGGGCCCTCATCACGACGCGCGGCGCGCGCCTAAACTGTCAGTGGTGGACGGCACGCAGTGTGCGACCATCACAACAATCCGATTCTACAGGTTCCCCTGCTGGACGGGCCCTGCGCCGTGCTCCACCGCGGAACTCCGGAGGCCCCATGACTGACATCGTCGCGCCCGAGACGACGCCCACCCCCGCACGCCTGCGCGACAGGTTCTTCGGCTGGATGCCGAGCAGCATGGACGCACGCGTGCGCGTGTTCGCGTGGCTGTCGTTCCTCTTCGAGGTCTTCATCATCGGCACCGGTGGCGCGGTGCGCCTGACCGGTTCGGGCCTCGGATGCTCCGAGTGGCCGCTGTGCACCCCGGAGTCGCTCGTCCCCACTCAGGAACAGGGCATCCACGGCGTCATCGAGTTCGGCAACCGCACGATCACGGGGGTCGTCGGCATCCTCGCCATCGTCGTCCTGCTGTTCACACTGCACGCGATCGGTGGGCGCCGCGCGTTCACGAACGCCGTGTGGTTCGCGCTCGCGGGTGTCGGAGCCGGGCTGATCGCCTACGCGATCGCCGCAGCCGCGGGCGCCGAGGCGTTCCCGTTCTTCGCAGCCGCACTGCTGCTCGTCACCATTGTCGCTGCGGCGCACTCGCTCCGTACGACCCCGGGACGCAAAGACCTGCCCGTACTGGCGTGGATCGTCCTGATCGGCGTGATCGCCCAGGCCTTCGTCGGCGGCATCACGGTGCTGACGGGACTGAACCCGTTCATCGTCGGGTTCCACTACGCGGCTTCCCTCGCGCTGGTGTGCGTCACGGCCGCCTATCTGGTGCGCATGCGTGAACCGGCCGGCGCACGCGAACGCGCCGTTCCGGTCTGGTTCGCGATCCTCACGCACGTCACGGGTCTCGCGATGGCAGTGACGATCGTCGTCGGCATCCTCACCACCGGTTCCGGCCCGCACTCCGGCGACGTCAACGTCGTGCGCGAGGGCTTCGATGCCACCGTGCTGGCCCACGTGCACTCCTGGCCGGGCTACATCCTGGCGGCGCTTGTCGTCGCACTGGCGGTGGCCGCATGGATCCAGCGCCTGCCGATGCGCGGATGGATGCTGCTGCTGGTGGCGGCCGTCGCCGTCCAGGTGCTCGTCGGCGTCTGGCAGGCACGCGAGGGTCTTCCCGCACTGCTGGTGGGCATCCACATGGTGTTGGCAGCACTGACGGCAGCCAACTACACGGTCGTCGTGCTGAAGCTCAAGCGCCCCACCGCCGGCTGATCCGCTGTTCCAACGCAATCGCCCCGGTGCTCGTGACGAGCGCCGGGGCGATTGCGTTGCGGTTGTAGACCGCTCGGATCAGAAGGGCAGCAGCGGGTCGACTGCAACCGAGAGGAACAGCAGCGTGAGGTAGGTGATCGAGGCGTGGAACACGCGCATCGGTCGCGCCTCGTCGCCGTGCACGGCGCGGTTGTAGAGCCGGTGCGACTCGTAGATGAACCAGCCGCCGAACACCACCGCCGAGACCGTGTAGACCAGACCCATGCCTGCCACAGGAATCAGCAGCAGCGAGCACGCGACCGTCGCCCACGCGTACAGGATGACCTGCAGGCCGACCTGCGACGGCGAGCGGGTCGCGCCGAGCATGGGCACGTCGACGTCG
Protein-coding sequences here:
- a CDS encoding metal-sulfur cluster assembly factor; the protein is MTATLTPEKFDEVTEALKDVMDPELGINVVDLGLIYDLSWDDENDALVIHMTLTSAGCPLTDVLEEQTAQALDAVVDQFRINWVWMPPWGPERITDDGRDMMRALGFAI
- a CDS encoding MalY/PatB family protein, translating into MAAPIQALSLEQLRRRTSEKWREYPEGVLPLFVAETDFPLAPQITAALERAVRGGDTGYVASRTPLAASYAAFADRRFGWAPDPAGMRSTADVSMGIVEILRRVIAPGERVIVNPPVYPPFFELVEEAGGVVERVPLRDTGSGWELDLERIAGSLASGARAVLLCNPHNPTGTVHSAASLRALAELAAQHGAVVVSDEIHAPLAQPGKGYTPFLAAGDAAAQVGFAVVSASKAFNLAGLKCALMVAESAAHRRVLRRLPVEVEWRTGQFGLLAAVAAFAPESDEWLDGLLLTLDANRRLLGDLLADRLPEAEYRMPDAGYLGWIDLSALGWGANPAKRILREAGVALHFGPAFGAEGAGHVRLNFGTSPEIITEAIERIFAIR
- the sufB gene encoding Fe-S cluster assembly protein SufB, with the protein product MSDVLIDRPELDSLGVYEFGWHDPDAAGASARRGLSEAVVRDISGLKNEPEWMLKTRLKALSLFERKPMPTWGADLSEIDFDNIKYFVRSTERQAQSWEDLPDDIKNTYERLGIPEAERQRLVAGVAAQYESEVVYHQIREDLEEQGVIFMDTDTALREHPEFFEEYFGTVIPSGDNKFAALNTAVWSGGSFVYVPKGVHVEIPLQAYFRINTENMGQFERTLIIADEDSYVHYIEGCTAPIYKSDSLHSAVVEIIVKKNARVRYTTIQNWSNNVYNLVTKRAVAHEGATMEWVDGNIGSKVTMKYPSIYLMGEHAKGETLSVAFAGPGQHQDAGAKMVHMAPHTQSSIVSKSIARGGGRSGYRGEVRVDPAAHHSANSVVCDALLVDTQSRSDTYPSIDIRVDDVQLGHEATVSKVSAEQLFYLQSRGIDETEAMAMIVRGFIEPIARELPMEYAMELNKLIEMGMEGSVG
- the sufD gene encoding Fe-S cluster assembly protein SufD, which gives rise to MTAPTQAPAAAPQTNAHIDPAAQVTGAGFVPVQTRSERPRSFDPEDFGAPTGREVNWKHTPVAQLKALFETSPVNDGVETTVSHPQYVRPALAHGTAPRGEFFTPEDIVSAVAWQGSSDALHLSIPADEEVAESIVVQIDGKGGRADAHLVIEAGRHSVSTVVLRHTGTAQYAQNVEIIVRDGAKLKLVTVQQWDDDAIHASAHQARVDRDAELTHIVVSLGGGIVRVNPNLELAGTGSEGYLYGLSFADSGQHLESQVYLHHKGAHTTGDVLYKGALNGASAHSVWIGDVLIGRDAVGTDSYEANRNLVLTEGARADSIPNLEIETGDIAGAGHASATGRFDDEQLFYLQARGITEDEARRLVVFGFLTEVIQRIGIPSVQDELLAAVDAELAAVDPQAVLGDREAAQ
- the sufC gene encoding Fe-S cluster assembly ATPase SufC, which codes for MSVLEIRDLHVTVETDQGTSPILNGIDLTIKTGETHAIMGPNGSGKSTLAYTIAGHPKYTVTQGTITFDGEDVLEMSVDERARAGLFLAMQYPVEIPGVTVTNFLRTAKTAIDGEAPSIRQWTKDVKSAMSNLRMDPKFAQRNVNEGFSGGEKKRHEIMQLEVLKPKFAVLDETDSGLDVDALKIVSEGVNRAKEATDLGVLLITHYTRILRYIRPDFVHVIVAGKIVEEGGAELADRLEDEGYDRFIDPAAPIEA
- a CDS encoding non-heme iron oxygenase ferredoxin subunit, whose protein sequence is MSAQRACGVSELEQDTPLRVEIDGVAIALVKDADDVIHAIGDRCTHGDISLAEGFVEGKTLECWAHGSAFSLETGHPLNLPAYEPVPVYAVTIDGDDVLIDPTVIKEV